From the Myxococcaceae bacterium JPH2 genome, the window ACGCGCGGCAAGTACCCCGCGCCGGAGAAGGCGCTGCAGGTCATCCGCGTGGGCCTGGAGTCCGGGCACGCCGCGGGCCTGGAGGCCGAGGCCAAGGCGTTTGGCGAGCTGGTGGTGTCCGATGTCTCGCGGCGGCTGGTGGAGATCTTCTTCGCCACCACGGCGCTGAAGAAGGAGAACGGCACCGCGAACCCGAGCGTGAAGGCGCGCGAGGTCAAGAAGGTGGGCGTGCTGGGCGGCGGGCTCATGGGCGGCGGCATCGCCTACGTGTCCTCGGCGCTCCAGGGCGTGCACGTGCGCGTGAAGGACAAGGACGACGCGGGCGCGGGGCGCGCGCTCAAGCAGGTGCAGACCGTGCTGGACGAGCGCGTGAAGCGGCGCTCGCTCACCTCGCGCGAGGCCGTCGCCAAGATGGCGATGGTCACCGCGGGGACGGACTACAGCGGCTTCAAGACCGCGGACCTCGTCATTGAAGCGGTGTTCGAGGACCTGAAGCTCAAGCACCGCATCATCGCGGAGGTCGAGGCTGTCACGCGCGAGGACTGCATCTTCGCGTCCAACACCTCCAGCCTCCCCATCTCCGAGCTGGCGAAGGGCAGCAAGCGGCCCGCGCAGCTCATCGGGATGCATTACTTCAGCCCGGTGCACAAGATGCCGCTGCTGGAGATCATCACCCACCCCGGTACCGCAGAGTGGGTCACCGCCACGTGCGTGGAGGTGGGGCGCAAGCAGGGCAAGACGGTCATCGTCGTCAATGACGGGCCCGGCTTCTACACGTCGCGCATCCTCGCGCCGTACATGAACGAGGCCGCGTACCTGCTGGCGGACGGCGCGGACATCACCGAGCTGGACAAGGCGCTGGTGGAGTTCGGCTTCCCGGTGGGGCCGATTACCCTGCTCGACGAGGTGGGCATCGACGTGGCCCACAAGGTGGGGCCCATCATGGAGGGCGCCTTCGGCAAGCGGATGGCGGCGCCCAAGGCGCTCGACGGCGTGGTGGCCGACGGACGGCTGGGCCGCAAGACGCAGAAGGGCTTCTACCTCTACGAGAACGGCAAGAAGAAGGACGTGGACCCCACCGTCTACGCGCTCTTGCCCCACGGGAAGGACCGCAAGCCCATGGAGCGCGCGGAGATGGCCGAGCGGTGCGCCCTCCAGATGGTGAACGAGGCCGTGCGCTGCCTGGGCGAGAACATCCTGCGCAGCCCGCGCGATGGCGACGTCGGGGCCATCTTCGGCCTGGGCTTCCCGCCGTTCCTCGGCGGTCCGTTCCGGTACGCGGACAGCCTGGGTCCTGCCCAACTCCTGCGCAAGCTGGAGCACTACCAGGACAAGTTCGGCGAGCGCTTCACGCCCGCGCCGTTCCTCATCGAGCAGGTCCGCGCAGGCAAGTCGTTCCACGGCGGCTGAGGCGATGTCCCCCGTCGCGAGGGCTTTCCCTCGCGGCAGGGGGCGGGTGGCTTGACGGCGGGGCGGAAGTGGACCAAGGGCAGACCTGCCCATGGAACGCTCCGCCTCCCGTACCGTGTTGCTCACCGGGCTTGGTGCCCTCCTCGTCTGTACCGCCACCGCCACGCTCGCGGCGATGGCGTGGCAACTGACGCCGCTGCCGCCGCAGGACTGGTTCGGCTCGGCGCTCTTCAAGGGCTGGGTGCGCTGGGACGCGGGCTGGTACGCCCACATCGCCACGGTGGGCTACAGCTACACGCCCGGCCAGCAGAGCCCGGTGGCGTTCTTCCCCGCGTATCCGTTGACGGTGCGCGCCGTGAGCTGGCTCGGGCTGAACACGAACCTGGCGGGCGTGCTGATTGGAATGACGTGCGGCATCTCCGCGCTCTTCGTCTTCACGCGCTGGGCTCGCACGCGCGCGGACGAGGCCGTGGCGCGCGACGCGGGGCTCATCCTGGCGCTGTATCCCTTGGCCTTCTTTCTCTACGGGCCCATGTACTCGGACGCGCTGTTCCTCCTGTTGGTGGTGAGCGCGTTCCTGCTGCTGGAGCGTGGGCACCTGGTGGCCGCGGTGCTCCTGGGCGCGGTGGCTACCGCGGCCCGTCCCGTGGCGCCCGCGCTCGTGCTGGGCTTGCTGGCGCGACGGCTGGAGTGGAAGCGCGAGCGCGGCCTGCGGTGGAACCTGTGGGACCTGCTCCCGGTGCTCGCCGCCACGGGCTTCATCTTGTACGTGCTCTACCAGTGGCGCGCGTTCGGCGAGCCCTTCGCCTTCGTGAAGACGCAGGGCTCCCCAGGGTGGGACCAACAGCCGGGCTGGCGCACGTGGCTCAAGCTGCGATGGTTCCAGGGCTACGGCTGGCACATGCGCCTGCCGGTGTTCTGGCGCCTGACGGGGCACGCGCTCGTGACGGTGGGCGCGTTCGCGCTGGTGTGGCCCACCTTCAAGCGGCTGGGCTGGGGCTATGGGCTCTTCACGCTGGCCATCGTGGGGATGCCGGCGATGGCCACCAAGGACTTCATGAGCATGGGGCGCTACCTGCTCGCGGCCTTCCCGCTGTTCCTCACGTTGGCCATGCTCCTGCGTGAGCGACCCCGCGTGCACCGCGCCGTGCTCGCGTTCAGCGCGGCGTTGATGGTGGTGCTCGCGGGGGCGTTCGGAGCCGGGGCCTACGTCACGTGAGCGCGCGGTAGGTGCTGAGCGCCACGTCGCGCTCGCGCAGCCGCTCGCGCACGCGGGGGCTGGTGAGCGCGGCCAGCTCCGCCTCCCATCCATACGTCCACGCCGGGTCTTCCGGTACGTGTGGCGTGCCATCGCCGGGGTGACACCCCAGCTCGAAGTCCCCGGCCGGCAGTGAATCCAGCACCGCGAGCAGCGCGGGCTCATCCAACCGGCCTGCCTCGAACACGCCGCCCGCGCTGACACGGCGCAGGTTCGGTGAGGCCAGGGGCGCCGTGCGCGCGAGCACCGCGAGCACGGTCGTCTTCAACGCCGGGCCGGGCGCGCGCAGCCAGCCGAGGCGGGGCATCGCGTCGGGCCACCGCAGCGGCAGTCGCTCGCGCTCCGCCAACGCCTCGACGATGGCGCGCACGCCGGGCAGCACGTGCAGGTGTTGATGCCCATCCAGATGATCCACGTCCACGCCCAGCGCGC encodes:
- the fadJ gene encoding fatty acid oxidation complex subunit alpha FadJ — translated: MAIKLDEVEAKQGFRYEVEGGVAVITFDLPDSAVNTLSPETGEAFTALMRHAEGDTTVKAVVFISGKKDNFVAGAKIDFLQTLRSAEEATTLSRNGQQGFEQLDAFPKPVVAAIHGACLGGGLEWALACDYRIATDSPKTTLGLPEVQLGLIPGAGGTQRLPALIGAQQALDLILTGKNVKPAKAKKLGLVDEVVPVPLLRSLALQRAAELAAGTLKVTRSHGQGLKAVASNGKAKGLAGFLKGLANKDLWTEVALEDNPLGRKVLFDQARKQLLKKTRGKYPAPEKALQVIRVGLESGHAAGLEAEAKAFGELVVSDVSRRLVEIFFATTALKKENGTANPSVKAREVKKVGVLGGGLMGGGIAYVSSALQGVHVRVKDKDDAGAGRALKQVQTVLDERVKRRSLTSREAVAKMAMVTAGTDYSGFKTADLVIEAVFEDLKLKHRIIAEVEAVTREDCIFASNTSSLPISELAKGSKRPAQLIGMHYFSPVHKMPLLEIITHPGTAEWVTATCVEVGRKQGKTVIVVNDGPGFYTSRILAPYMNEAAYLLADGADITELDKALVEFGFPVGPITLLDEVGIDVAHKVGPIMEGAFGKRMAAPKALDGVVADGRLGRKTQKGFYLYENGKKKDVDPTVYALLPHGKDRKPMERAEMAERCALQMVNEAVRCLGENILRSPRDGDVGAIFGLGFPPFLGGPFRYADSLGPAQLLRKLEHYQDKFGERFTPAPFLIEQVRAGKSFHGG
- a CDS encoding ChbG/HpnK family deacetylase, translated to MARTRLIVNADDLGLHPSLDAGILKAHREGIVTSATLLSTGPTAPEAARQAREQGLAVGVHLALSTRLPSAASDVPTVAPQGRLRQSWATFARAWLTGQVQRDELERELSAQVSRARALGVDVDHLDGHQHLHVLPGVRAIVEALAERERLPLRWPDAMPRLGWLRAPGPALKTTVLAVLARTAPLASPNLRRVSAGGVFEAGRLDEPALLAVLDSLPAGDFELGCHPGDGTPHVPEDPAWTYGWEAELAALTSPRVRERLRERDVALSTYRALT